CCGGGAGCGCGATGTTCCCCGGGTGTCCGGGGCCGCTGCTGGCGTGGCTCGCCGCGCACGAGCCCGCTGCTCTCGACGCCGCCGCCACCGCCCTGTACTGCAAGGACATGGTGTTCCAGCGGCTGACGGGGGCGCGGGCGACCACCGATGTCTCGGACGCGTCGATGCCGTTCCTCGACCCCCGGACGCGGTCGTACGACAACGGTGTCGTCGAGTTGCTCGGGCTGACCCGGCGACGGCGGCTGCTGGCACCGGTCGCCGACCCGGTCGCCACGGCCGAGACGCGTGGCGAGGGGCTACCGGCGGGGACCCGGATCGCGAACGGGCCGTACGACCTGCCCGCCTGCGCGCTCGGCGCGGGTGTCACCGAGCCCGGGGACGGACTGCTCATCGTCGGGACCTGTCTCGCCAGCCTCGTCGCGACCACCGAGCTGGACCTGAGCGGCGAACCGGCAGGGCTGTACATCTCCCTCGACCGGCCGGGGCACTGGCTGCGGGCCATGCCGGCGATGGTCGGTACGGCGGCCCTGGACTGGGTGCTGTCGACGACCGGCGTCCGGCACGAGGAGGTGGACGCGCTGCTCGCGGCGACCCCGGCCGGGGCGAACGGGGTGCGGGTGCTGCCGTACTTCGCGCCGTCCGGCGAGCGCGCGCCCTTCGTCGAGCCCCGCCTCCGCGCCGAACTCACCGGTGTCTCCCTGGAGTCGACGCCGGCCGATCTGATCCGGGCGACCTGCGAGGGCATCGGCTACGCGGCCCGGCACTGCCTGGAGGCGGCCGGCCTCACGGGCTCCCTGGCCGTGTGCGGTGGCGGTACGCGCAGCCCGGCCTGGATGCGGCTGCTCGCGGATGTGCTGGGGCGGCCGTTGCGGGTCGTCGAAGGTGAGGTGGGCGCGCGGGGTGCGGTGCTCGCGGCGGCCGAGCGGTACGGGGTTCCTCTGGACGCGGGGGCGTGGACGCGGCCGACGGAGATCGTGGAGCCGGACGCGGGACGGGCCGCGTTCTACGCCAAGGGGTTCGAGGACCACCTCGCCCGCCTGACGACCGCGCGCCACCGGAGCCGATGACGCCGAACGCAACGCAAGCCACGTCCTACGCCAAGGAGTTCAAGAACCACCTCACTCACCCGACGACCGCACACCACCGAAGCCGATGACGCCGAACGCAACGCAAGCCACGTCCTACGCCAAGGAGTTCAAGAACCACCTCACTCACCCGACGACCGCGCTCACCCGACGGCCGCGCGCCACCGGAGCCGGTGATTTCGGGGGCGGGCGCCTGCGATTCGCGGTGTACTACCGGCCTGGCCGTGCGTGGCGAGGAGGAGTTCATGACGGTGCTTCGACGGTGGTGCCCGAACTGTCTCGGGTGGCAGGACTTCCAACAGCTGGCCGACGCCGAGAAGGCCGCCGTCCGTGAGGAGAAGGGGCCCCGGCACTACGTGGGGGATCTGTGGCGCTGCGCCGTGAAGGGCTGTGTGCGGTACCAACCGGCGTACCACGCGCGGGGCGGCGGCGATCTCCCCGAGAAGTTCCGTGAGGAGAAGGCCGCCGCCCCGGAGTGAGCGCCGCCGTGCTTACACCAGGTTGCTGAAGTCCGGGCCCTTCGTGCGGGTGCGCTTCAGCTCGTAGAAACCGGGGACCGAGGCGACCGCGACGGTGCCGTCCCAGAGGCGGGCCGCTTCCTCGCCCTTGGGGGCGGGGGTGACGACCGGGCCGAAGAAGGCGATCTGCTCGCCGTCGGGGCCCGGGACGGCGATGACGGGGGTGCCGACGTCCTGGCCGACCTTGTCGATGCCCTCCTTGTGGGAGGCGCGCAGCTCGGCGTCGAACTCGAAGTCCTCCTGGTCCGCGTAGTCGATCAGGTCGGCGGGCAGGCCGACGTCGGCGAGCGCGCCGGCGACGGCCTCGACGGTCGGACCCTCGCCGTTGTTGTGGATGCGGGTGCCGAGCGCGGTGTAGAGCGGGCCCAGGATGTCCGAGCCGTGCTTCTGCCACGCGGCGGTGACCACGCGGATCGGCTTCCACGCCTTGGTCGCGAGCAGCTCGCGGTACTCCTCGGGCAGCTCGTCGAGCCGGGGTTCGTTGAGCACCGCCAGGCTCATGATGTGCCAGCGGACCTCGATGTCCCGGACCTTCTCCACTTCCAGCACCCACCGGGAGGTCATCCAGGCCCAGGGGCACAGGGGGTCGAACCAGAAGTCCACGGGGGTCTTGGCGGGCGTGGTCGCGGTCTCAGACATGACGCTCCTCGGAATACGGCCGTTTCCCCACGGCAACACCGCCCCTCGCCACCTCATTCCCGGGTACCCGCCGTCAGGGGCGCATGGCAGGATCGGCCCTGACCGCATAGCGAACAGCGTTGATCGAACACAGTTGATCGAACACCAACCGACGTCACCCGAGGGAGCCACTCCGTGCCCGGTGAGAATCTGACCCGCGACGAGGCCCGTGAGCGGGCCGCCCTGCTGTCCGTCGACGGGTACGACGTGTCCCTCGACCTGCGCTCGGCGGTGGGTGACGACGCCGGGGAGGGGCCGCGGACCTTCCGGTCGGTGACCACGATCCGGTTCCGCTGCGCCGAGCCGGGCGCGGCGAGCTTCGCGGACCTGATCGCACCGGCCGTGACCGCCCTGTCGCTCAACGGCAAGGACCTCGACCCGGGCGCGGTCTTCGACGGCACGCGTATCCAGCTGGAGGACCTGGCCGCCGAGAACGAGCTGATCGTCGACGCGCAGGCCGCGTACTCCCGCACCGGCGAGGGCATGCACCGCTTCGTCGACCCGGAGGACGGCGAGGTCTACCTCTACACCCAGTACGAGCCGGCCGACTCCCGCCGTGTCTTCGCCAACTTCGAGCAGCCCGACCTCAAGGCGCCGTTCCGCGCCGAGGTGAAGGCCCCCGAGGGCTGGACGGTGTGGAGCAACGGCGTCGGCGAACTGACCGACGGCGTATGGAAGTTCGCGGAGACGAAGCCGATCTCGACGTACATCACGGCGTTCGCGGCGGGCCCGTACCACTACG
The nucleotide sequence above comes from Streptomyces sp. N50. Encoded proteins:
- a CDS encoding FGGY family carbohydrate kinase, whose translation is MYVGIDVGTSTVKAAAFDDSGRELAVAARPVGLSMHGGFVEQDMDEVYGAVVAVLDELTAEVDGPFELAGLTGQGDGVWLVDADGRPVRAAASWMDGRAHELLDQWLADGTFETVFRRTGSAMFPGCPGPLLAWLAAHEPAALDAAATALYCKDMVFQRLTGARATTDVSDASMPFLDPRTRSYDNGVVELLGLTRRRRLLAPVADPVATAETRGEGLPAGTRIANGPYDLPACALGAGVTEPGDGLLIVGTCLASLVATTELDLSGEPAGLYISLDRPGHWLRAMPAMVGTAALDWVLSTTGVRHEEVDALLAATPAGANGVRVLPYFAPSGERAPFVEPRLRAELTGVSLESTPADLIRATCEGIGYAARHCLEAAGLTGSLAVCGGGTRSPAWMRLLADVLGRPLRVVEGEVGARGAVLAAAERYGVPLDAGAWTRPTEIVEPDAGRAAFYAKGFEDHLARLTTARHRSR
- a CDS encoding DsbA family protein, which produces MSETATTPAKTPVDFWFDPLCPWAWMTSRWVLEVEKVRDIEVRWHIMSLAVLNEPRLDELPEEYRELLATKAWKPIRVVTAAWQKHGSDILGPLYTALGTRIHNNGEGPTVEAVAGALADVGLPADLIDYADQEDFEFDAELRASHKEGIDKVGQDVGTPVIAVPGPDGEQIAFFGPVVTPAPKGEEAARLWDGTVAVASVPGFYELKRTRTKGPDFSNLV